The window gctcaaagccagaatgttctgtgatgcagcgggtgtctgctccctcctcctctctcctctcgcacactcttgactgttcgcggcagcacaccgactccactaccagtggcattggctcacatctcccacaagaacacctaaaatataacagataaaggcaaggggcttgaaacaatcttacaattgtcacagaactttacaaagtgtcaaTGTCATGGGTTGATTCGCGTGAAAAGCCGACGTAGAACTAGCCTAATCGCGGAAGGATGGCCACTGGTCAGGAGctaggttatagcataggctactactgggttatagcataggctactgtatgagtatgacgcagggcaaactaatatagtagacctaattggtattttcatcgctctcaaaaaaaataacataactaaataaagattaagactatgacaagcaccgggaaacaacaatggccctttgcgatctgtaggctagtaatggtgactatttggctaattctgggaggtgaggaggcagactgcacacacacatgctcgctggtgcaaacgctggttgtggtggatattacaaagtacaatatcttacggagtgttcattgtcagaaaagtgaacaagaaggaagttaccattccacgtgctgtagtctgccaaaatccataggcatccgaccgtctgccacagcagcaccaccaacagcgccttctgcctcgccatccgaactttccgtagaaccctgtggctccaactcatccaagtatggctcgtatctatagggcataacgcccctcacattgtcctccagcattgggtcggactctgccacttcgaaaaatgtgtcaggatccgaggatgaatcggagttgtcagaatccatgttgttgacaggtgtcaggatagtcgtgagtgacaggtgggatagtgtcttgaccaaggagccgttccggagtgtacgtcataggtcatgtgactgactaataggaaggtcggtagcagatcgcaaaaatcgcacttttaaaaggccgtacaaactcaatttctctatcataatgattaaaaccaacttcaagtgactattttgtatgtgtactttcaatgtgtgtatgtatattactttattttccacgtgtcatgaggtctttaatgttgatttacttacttgtATAAGAATGTATGAATCATAACAAACGGTGCGGGCAAAGCTTAGGGGAGCAGCAGGGTGAAACCAGGTCAGACAGAGGACTCACCTACAAAGTAAGAGAGCAGCAAAGGTGGGGGCTACTCACATGCAAGGCAAAGGAGAGCAGCAAAGGTGGGGGCTGGAGGCAGTCGAGGACAGGGAAACAGAGAACAAAGAATAGAGGACAGGAACTGGTAAAAGGGGAGGAGGTGTTTTGCAAGGTCGTTATGCTCTGTCTACAGATGCTGTAGCATTTGGTGTGCAGACCGGCTGCATGGGATGACACCTTGGGAGAGGCAGCAACAATCCTTGCACGTGGGAGACGGAAGGAGGAGCTGGAACAATGCCCGAAAGATCAACACTACCCTAACTGTCTATTTTTgcaaacatgtataaaaactgGGCTGAGGGAAATATAGTCTGTCAGACTTCGTGCCCTGACACTCTCTGTTGTGTGTAGGGACAGTGTGGCCCAGAGCGCTCTGTAGCCTGTgtcttattgttttactttattaaagcagATTGTGTTAAATTTAAGACGAAACGTTTCCTCGTCATTCAAAAGAAACGCGGAGCAGGTCCACGCTCCAACAGCTACCGTTCAGACGTTGAAAAAGCAAGTTGAATATTTGATATTGACATATTGCTTGTAACTGTTCCCCACAATTGggaaaacagtaacaatgacattgaaattgatcactggatgaagtcaattagcagattaggtggcaaaggatatatatatacagtagctGTTTAAACAGACAATTTATAATCGtcagtgttagaaataatcaatatattggaacggaacattaaaagataattcactgtttcaggacggatcatatttgtccaattccggtagtattaccggatgttgtttttagcctcagagaGCATATAGCTAATGTATTGTGTATATCAGGGATTCTTGAGACAAGGGACaaaatgggtttttaatttctaaaaataaaatgttgatttttccaaaatatat of the Eleginops maclovinus isolate JMC-PN-2008 ecotype Puerto Natales chromosome 12, JC_Emac_rtc_rv5, whole genome shotgun sequence genome contains:
- the LOC134873528 gene encoding uncharacterized protein LOC134873528, which produces MDSDNSDSSSDPDTFFEVAESDPMLEDNVRGVMPYRYEPYLDELEPQGSTESSDGEAEGAVGGAAVADGRMPMDFGRLQHVEWCSCGRCEPMPLVVESVCCREQSRVCERREEEGADTRCITEHSGFEPVCLNLHVLRTAHFHYRQEYGDVEGNEWKRYTGYRQFVRWCYEYLGRHVRVPIPSCVVWCIRRTFPSIDYRGFQDTNSP